One part of the Entelurus aequoreus isolate RoL-2023_Sb linkage group LG05, RoL_Eaeq_v1.1, whole genome shotgun sequence genome encodes these proteins:
- the LOC133649762 gene encoding uncharacterized protein LOC133649762: protein YMLPLGDIIRKYGVSFHCYADDTQLYMPLKLTNTPDCSQLEACLNEIKQWMSANFLQLNAKKTEMLIIGPAQHRHLFNNTTLTFDNQTIKQGDSVKNLGIIFDPTLSFESHIKSVTKTAFFHLRNIAKIRPILSTSDAEIIIHAFVTSRLDYCKVLFSGLPMSSIKRLQMVQNAAARLLTKTRKFDHITPILAHLHWLPVHLRCDFKVLLLTYKMLHGQAPAYLSDCIVPYVPARNLRSKNSGLLVIPRAQKKSAGYRAFSIRAPILWNALPVKVRDATSVEAF, encoded by the coding sequence tacatgctgccgctaggtgacatcatacgcaaatacggtgttagctttcactgttatgctgatgacacccaactctacatgcccctaaagctgaccaacacgccggattgtagtcagctggaggcgtgtcttaatgaaattaaacaatggatgtccgctaactttttgcaactcaacgctaagaaaacggaaatgctgattatcggtcctgctcaacaccgacatctatttaataatacgaccttaacatttgacaaccaaacaattaaacaaggtgactctgtaaagaatctgggtattatcttcgacccaactctctcgtttgagtcgcacattaagagtgttactaaaacggccttctttcatctccgtaatatcgctaaaatccgtcccattttgtccacaagcgatgctgagatcattatccatgcgttcgttacatctcgtctcgattactgtaaagttttattttcgggcctccctatgtctagcattaaaagattacagatggtacaaaatgcggctgctagacttttgacaaaaacaagaaagtttgatcatattacgcctatactggctcacttgcactggcttcctgtgcacctaagatgcgactttaaggttttactacttacgtataaaatgctacacggtcaagctcctgcctatctttccgattgtattgtaccatatgtcccggcaagaaatctgcgttcaaagaactccggcttattagtgattcccagagcccaaaaaaagtctgcgggctatagagcgttttctattcgggctccaatactatggaatgccctcccggtaaaagttagagatgctacctcagtagaagcattt